The genomic segment CCTTTCCGATTCGGGAAGGGACTCAGAAAACCTAAGTGCACCAGTGATCACAGTTCCTGTTGTGAGGCCGGCAAAAATTCCTTCTTTTTCATAAAGGTCAGCTTGCAGGTGTAAGGCTTCGTCTGGGTTTACATGGAAGTAGCGATCAATCAGTTTGGGATCATAAACTGCAGGAAGTACAATCCTTTCTCTTTCTTTTGGATTGTCTGTTTTACCATATTCCATGAAAGGTGAGTTTGGTTTTCCTGCAATGATGACTTTCACACGTCGGTCTTGGGATTTTAAATACCTCCCAATTCCTGTGATGGCACCACCAGATCCAGGAGCAGAAATCACGGCCCCCACTTTGCCTTGCAAATCTCTCCAGATTTCAGGCCCAGTGGTTTTGAAATGAAAATTAGGATTTGCTGGATTGGAGGCTTCATCAGGAATCCAACCGCCAATTTTTTTGGCTTTCTCTTCCGCTAGATCGTACAAACGACCAAGGTCTCCTTCATTGGTGACAGTGACCTCAGCGCCATAACTTCGAAGCAACTGAATTCTTTCCGAACTTGTGTGTAGAGGGACCAGGCAATAAACAGGATACCCCTTTACCTTTCCAATCCAAGTGAAACTAACAGAAGAAGAACCAGCACCAACAAGCACCACACTCATTCCTTTTTTTAGTTTCCCTCTCCTTTCCGCATCGATGTACATAGCAATCGCAGTACGATCTTTGGCGGAACCAGTCGGATTTAAAAATTCGGCTTTGAGATAAAACTGAACTCCAGAATATTCCGATCCAATTCGATTCAAACGAATGAGTGGAGTGTTTCCAATGAGCTGGAGGATATTGTCCTGAATGGGTTTGGCAACGGAAAGTTCCTTTCCAAAGATACCTTGTACATTGTTAAGCGCCTGAAGTAGGCTATTGCCTAGGTCATCGATGCCTTTGGAAATTGGATCTATCATTATTTTACTTTAATCAATTCCACATCAAAGACCAGTGTTGAATTTGCAGGGATCGGGCCGATGGCGCGAGCACCATATCCAAATTGTGGAGGGATGGTGAGTTTTCGTTTTCCACCTTCTTTCATTCCTACAATTCCTCGTTCCCAGCCTTGGATGACTTGTCCTTGGCCTAATTGAAAACTAAAAGGTTCACCGCGATCTACAGAAGAATCAAAAACTTTTCCGTTGGTTAACTTTCCTGTATAATGAACCACAACAGTAGTTCCACGAATAGCTTCTCTACCTAACCCTTGTTTGGTGTCTTGAATGAGAAGTTCGTCCGCGAAAAGACTGCCTGTTAAAAATAAAAATCCGAGTAAAATTGAAAACCGTTTCATAGAGCGATTATACTGTTTTCGCATACAACCAGGGAACTTCTTTTTGGTTCTTTTCCTCAAATTTTTGAATAAAATCGGCCTTTTGGAGGGTGAGTCCGATATCATCAAGACCATTGAGGAGGCAATGTTTGCGAAAAGCATCCACTTCAAATGGGTATTTTTTTCCCTCTTCAGTGATCACCACTTGGTTTTCCAAATCGATTTCCAAGTTAGCACCCGGTTTTTTATCGATGGTTTGGAAAATTTCTTCTACCTGGTTTTCTGGTAGAACAATGGGTA from the Leptospira congkakensis genome contains:
- a CDS encoding PLP-dependent cysteine synthase family protein, with the protein product MIDPISKGIDDLGNSLLQALNNVQGIFGKELSVAKPIQDNILQLIGNTPLIRLNRIGSEYSGVQFYLKAEFLNPTGSAKDRTAIAMYIDAERRGKLKKGMSVVLVGAGSSSVSFTWIGKVKGYPVYCLVPLHTSSERIQLLRSYGAEVTVTNEGDLGRLYDLAEEKAKKIGGWIPDEASNPANPNFHFKTTGPEIWRDLQGKVGAVISAPGSGGAITGIGRYLKSQDRRVKVIIAGKPNSPFMEYGKTDNPKERERIVLPAVYDPKLIDRYFHVNPDEALHLQADLYEKEGIFAGLTTGTVITGALRFSESLPESERNERNPFNIVILSPDRD
- a CDS encoding FKBP-type peptidyl-prolyl cis-trans isomerase encodes the protein MKRFSILLGFLFLTGSLFADELLIQDTKQGLGREAIRGTTVVVHYTGKLTNGKVFDSSVDRGEPFSFQLGQGQVIQGWERGIVGMKEGGKRKLTIPPQFGYGARAIGPIPANSTLVFDVELIKVK